A genome region from Spirochaetae bacterium HGW-Spirochaetae-1 includes the following:
- a CDS encoding YbhB/YbcL family Raf kinase inhibitor-like protein — protein MQEITLTSKAFSHGKAIPERYTGDGEDISPPLSWGNVPEGTKSYALICDDPDAPIGNWDHWVLFNIPGEARELLEHFLLKNSVLKGVRGGMNDFRRLEYGGPCPPGGTHRYFFKIYALDVVLEMKEGVKKKELQRVMEGHILGKGELMGTYTRRK, from the coding sequence ATGCAGGAAATAACGCTTACCAGCAAGGCATTCAGCCATGGCAAGGCCATTCCGGAGCGATATACCGGTGATGGCGAGGATATATCGCCACCCCTGTCCTGGGGCAATGTTCCTGAAGGGACGAAAAGTTATGCCCTTATCTGTGATGATCCTGATGCGCCCATAGGTAACTGGGATCACTGGGTACTCTTTAATATCCCCGGTGAAGCCCGTGAATTGCTCGAGCATTTCCTTTTGAAGAATTCCGTCCTGAAGGGAGTGCGGGGCGGAATGAATGATTTTCGTCGTCTTGAATACGGCGGTCCCTGTCCGCCCGGGGGTACACACCGGTATTTTTTTAAGATTTATGCCCTTGATGTCGTCCTGGAAATGAAGGAGGGCGTGAAGAAGAAGGAGTTGCAGAGAGTAATGGAGGGGCACATCCTGGGGAAAGGGGAGCTCATGGGGACCTATACGCGGCGGAAATAG
- a CDS encoding cation transporter, with translation MEHIHEHDHSHEHHEGHHHHHAPASAGRLLAVIVFNIIITLAEFIGGLLSGSLALVSDAWHNLSDVLSLMLGYAGERVSQRGGGSSYTFGLKRFEVLIAMVNAVSLLAIGIFIVYEAVMRFINPGVINVSIMLPVALVGLAGNAFSILALLKNRKDNINLRAAFLHLFYDTISSVAVIGAAIVIHFTGLFWIDLAISLLIVVMMVWSSMGIVRESLRIFMQGAPAHINTEEVYRSILEIKDVGSIHGLHIWSVSSAEVFLSCHICLIDQGSGFPDSNDVIRQVNAMLSDAYGINHTALQIETSLICGIGDGACCNRDGMKTPNGGGDC, from the coding sequence ATGGAACATATTCATGAACATGATCATAGTCACGAACACCATGAAGGGCACCACCATCATCATGCACCGGCGAGTGCGGGTCGCCTCCTGGCTGTCATAGTATTCAATATTATTATCACACTGGCGGAATTCATAGGGGGGCTCCTGTCGGGAAGCCTGGCCCTGGTGTCCGACGCATGGCATAATCTTTCTGACGTTCTTTCCCTCATGCTGGGATATGCCGGGGAAAGGGTTTCGCAGCGTGGTGGTGGAAGCAGCTATACCTTTGGCTTGAAACGCTTTGAGGTGCTCATTGCCATGGTGAATGCTGTCAGTCTCCTGGCCATCGGGATTTTTATAGTATATGAAGCGGTTATGCGTTTTATCAATCCCGGAGTTATCAATGTGAGCATCATGCTTCCCGTGGCCCTCGTGGGTCTTGCGGGAAACGCCTTTTCCATACTGGCACTGCTGAAAAACAGGAAGGACAATATCAACCTCAGGGCCGCTTTCCTTCACCTTTTTTATGACACCATCTCATCCGTGGCGGTCATTGGTGCGGCAATCGTCATACACTTTACCGGGCTCTTCTGGATAGACCTGGCAATAAGCCTGCTCATCGTGGTAATGATGGTGTGGAGCTCCATGGGGATTGTGCGGGAATCGCTGCGCATATTCATGCAGGGGGCACCGGCGCATATCAATACCGAAGAGGTATACCGGTCCATACTTGAAATAAAGGACGTGGGCAGTATCCATGGTCTCCACATCTGGTCCGTTTCGTCGGCGGAGGTTTTCCTGTCGTGTCATATATGCCTCATTGATCAGGGGTCGGGATTCCCTGACAGCAATGATGTCATCCGGCAGGTGAATGCCATGCTCAGTGATGCCTACGGGATTAATCACACGGCCCTGCAGATAGAAACCTCGCTTATATGCGGGATCGGCGACGGTGCGTGCTGCAACCGTGACGGTATGAAGACCCCCAATGGGGGTGGAGACTGCTGA
- a CDS encoding sensor domain-containing diguanylate cyclase: MENLFYEKLVENLFDGVYYVDLDNVITYWNRAAERITGYAREEVLGSRCSDNILRHIDAEGNELCLAGCPLRASRSDGMIHEADVFLHHKAGHRVPVTVRVSPIRDEGGAVMGAVEVFSDNSKRLDVLQEIESLKQEAYTDQLTGVANRRFAEMRLHGWMEEFRAFEVPFGFLFMDIDRFKSFNDTYGHNIGDQVLQMVGHTISNLLRKLDVVARWGGEEFIVLVPNVDEDKLGRIAERIRVFIERSWLTVNGKHLFVTVSIGCTMAAKNDSVDVLVQRADSLMYKSKEGGRNRITTDF; encoded by the coding sequence ATGGAAAATTTATTTTATGAGAAGCTCGTAGAGAATCTTTTTGACGGTGTATATTATGTTGACCTGGATAATGTCATCACTTACTGGAATAGGGCCGCTGAACGTATCACGGGTTACGCCAGGGAGGAAGTCCTGGGATCGCGCTGTTCCGATAACATACTGCGGCATATAGACGCCGAGGGCAATGAACTCTGCCTGGCAGGGTGCCCGCTGCGCGCTTCAAGGAGCGATGGTATGATCCACGAGGCAGATGTCTTTCTCCATCACAAGGCCGGTCACCGGGTCCCGGTAACGGTGCGCGTATCACCCATTCGCGATGAAGGCGGGGCCGTCATGGGAGCCGTTGAGGTCTTTTCCGATAATTCAAAACGCCTTGACGTGCTCCAGGAAATCGAGAGTCTTAAGCAAGAGGCCTATACCGACCAGTTGACGGGCGTGGCAAACCGGCGTTTTGCCGAGATGCGGCTCCATGGATGGATGGAGGAATTCCGCGCCTTTGAGGTTCCCTTTGGATTCCTGTTCATGGACATCGACCGGTTTAAGAGCTTTAATGATACCTATGGCCACAATATAGGGGACCAGGTTCTGCAGATGGTGGGCCATACCATTTCTAATCTTCTCCGTAAACTCGATGTGGTGGCCCGGTGGGGAGGCGAGGAATTTATCGTACTCGTACCCAATGTGGATGAAGATAAACTGGGGCGTATCGCCGAGAGGATACGGGTTTTCATAGAGAGAAGCTGGCTCACGGTAAACGGCAAGCATCTTTTTGTCACGGTGTCCATAGGCTGTACCATGGCGGCAAAAAATGATTCGGTCGATGTCCTGGTGCAGAGGGCCGATTCCCTCATGTATAAGAGCAAGGAAGGCGGGCGCAACCGTATCACGACGGATTTCTGA
- a CDS encoding acyl-CoA thioesterase, which yields MEPKSVSISSMEVVQQMTQQDANLAGNVHGGVIMKLIDNTAGIVGSRHAQSNVVTASIDRLFFHSPVFVGDLLRVKASINMVGNTSMEIGVRVEAENFITGAVRHTASAYLTFVALDTDGMPKKIPPALFVTEKEKRRNCEALKRKERRLKAINEEQDSCAEKNE from the coding sequence ATGGAACCGAAAAGCGTATCAATAAGCAGTATGGAAGTTGTGCAGCAGATGACACAGCAGGATGCCAACCTTGCCGGCAATGTGCATGGCGGTGTAATAATGAAACTCATAGACAATACGGCGGGAATAGTGGGAAGCCGTCATGCTCAATCCAATGTGGTCACGGCTTCAATTGACCGTCTGTTTTTTCACAGCCCTGTTTTTGTCGGCGATCTGCTCAGGGTCAAGGCAAGTATCAACATGGTGGGGAACACTTCCATGGAAATAGGGGTCCGGGTGGAGGCTGAGAACTTCATTACCGGCGCAGTCCGTCATACGGCATCGGCATATCTGACCTTTGTTGCCCTGGACACCGACGGCATGCCTAAAAAGATTCCGCCGGCCCTGTTTGTGACCGAAAAAGAAAAACGACGCAACTGTGAAGCACTAAAAAGAAAGGAAAGGAGACTCAAGGCGATAAATGAGGAACAGGATTCCTGTGCTGAAAAGAATGAGTGA
- a CDS encoding acyl-CoA dehydrogenase → MLNFSLSPEQLDLQKKARDFAIKEILPVAWYYDEKDKIPREILNKAFEAGLMNSDIPVMYGGKGMGLVEGAIVTEEISAACPGLATSIFDNSLGMEPIILSNREEIKKKYLPLIARQGKLICFATSEPTMGSDVAGIRCRAEKKSDEYILNGTKYWITNAGVADYMTVFATVDPKQKHGGICAFVVHREWEGVTVGRDIPKMGQRTSNTAAWNFKNVVVPMENVLADPGEGFALAMKTFARTRPIIGAFAVGAARSAMEYAIDYAKRRQAFGSKISNFQAIQHKIAAMYQKVETSRLLVHKAAWESDQGIDPTVNASLAKFYATESAMEVVSDALQIMGGYGYTKMYPLEKLFRDTRLLMIYEGTSEVQRVIVSGHALNSYKPAMPPLEEIPIIRDTDLLGEGKDGAILWRCSMCGYIHEGSEAPEECPICFMPKGAFKKVNP, encoded by the coding sequence ATGCTGAACTTTTCCCTGAGCCCGGAACAGCTTGATCTGCAGAAAAAAGCCCGCGATTTCGCCATAAAAGAAATACTGCCCGTTGCCTGGTACTACGATGAAAAGGACAAAATACCCCGGGAGATACTGAACAAAGCCTTTGAAGCGGGCCTCATGAACTCCGATATCCCCGTCATGTACGGAGGCAAGGGCATGGGACTCGTTGAAGGGGCCATCGTCACTGAGGAGATCTCAGCCGCCTGCCCGGGGCTTGCCACGTCTATTTTCGACAATTCCCTGGGAATGGAACCGATCATACTTTCCAACAGAGAAGAAATAAAAAAGAAATACCTGCCACTGATCGCCCGGCAGGGAAAGCTCATTTGCTTCGCAACATCGGAGCCCACCATGGGTTCCGATGTTGCCGGTATAAGGTGCAGGGCTGAAAAAAAGAGCGATGAGTATATCCTGAACGGAACAAAGTACTGGATAACCAACGCCGGCGTGGCCGACTACATGACGGTTTTCGCTACGGTTGATCCCAAGCAGAAGCACGGCGGCATCTGCGCCTTCGTGGTCCACCGGGAGTGGGAGGGTGTCACCGTGGGCAGAGACATTCCGAAAATGGGGCAGCGCACCTCGAACACGGCTGCATGGAACTTTAAAAACGTCGTTGTGCCCATGGAAAATGTCCTGGCAGACCCTGGTGAAGGTTTTGCCCTGGCTATGAAAACCTTCGCGAGAACCAGGCCCATCATCGGGGCCTTTGCCGTGGGAGCGGCGCGCTCTGCCATGGAATATGCCATCGATTATGCAAAACGCAGGCAGGCCTTCGGTTCGAAAATATCGAACTTCCAGGCAATACAGCACAAGATCGCCGCCATGTACCAGAAAGTAGAGACCTCGCGTCTCCTGGTTCACAAGGCCGCCTGGGAATCGGACCAGGGAATTGATCCCACCGTAAACGCCTCCCTGGCAAAATTCTATGCCACGGAATCGGCCATGGAAGTGGTCAGCGACGCCCTGCAGATTATGGGTGGATACGGCTACACAAAAATGTATCCCCTGGAAAAACTTTTCCGCGACACGCGTCTTCTCATGATTTACGAGGGGACCAGCGAGGTACAACGCGTCATCGTTTCGGGCCACGCCCTGAATTCATACAAACCGGCCATGCCTCCTCTTGAGGAAATTCCTATCATCAGGGACACGGACCTCCTGGGTGAAGGGAAAGACGGTGCAATATTATGGCGCTGTTCCATGTGCGGCTACATCCATGAAGGCAGCGAAGCCCCCGAAGAGTGCCCCATCTGTTTTATGCCGAAAGGGGCTTTTAAAAAAGTGAATCCTTAA
- a CDS encoding uracil-DNA glycosylase — translation MEQNIKTSHLQSLKEQVLQCRKCRLASTRTCVVFGEGNPEARIMFIGEGPGKQEDLTGRPFVGRAGELLTRIIELGMGIPRGQVYIANIVKCRPTVDMQMERDRPPEPDEVSACSPHLLDQIKIIQPEAIITLGNPATQFILKTKTGITKTRGTWNEFMGIPVMPTYHPSYILRNGGDKSPLRRDVWNDIQKVMERLGMPIQAKYK, via the coding sequence ATGGAACAAAATATCAAAACAAGCCATCTTCAGTCCCTGAAAGAGCAGGTTCTGCAATGCCGGAAATGCAGGCTTGCCTCGACGCGCACCTGCGTGGTCTTTGGCGAGGGAAATCCCGAAGCCCGGATCATGTTCATCGGCGAAGGACCGGGAAAACAGGAAGACCTGACGGGCCGTCCCTTCGTGGGCAGGGCCGGCGAACTGCTCACGCGTATCATCGAACTGGGCATGGGCATTCCCCGCGGACAGGTATACATCGCCAATATCGTGAAATGCCGGCCCACGGTGGACATGCAAATGGAAAGGGACCGGCCGCCCGAACCCGACGAAGTATCGGCCTGCTCTCCCCATCTCCTGGACCAGATTAAAATAATTCAGCCCGAAGCAATCATCACCCTGGGGAATCCCGCCACGCAGTTTATCCTGAAAACAAAAACGGGAATCACGAAGACACGGGGCACCTGGAACGAGTTCATGGGAATACCCGTCATGCCCACGTACCATCCCAGTTATATACTGCGCAACGGCGGCGATAAAAGCCCCCTGCGCAGGGACGTATGGAATGACATTCAGAAGGTTATGGAGCGGCTGGGCATGCCCATTCAAGCCAAGTACAAATAG
- a CDS encoding transcriptional regulator, which translates to MVEIRGKRYSMKKNQELKLTGDIFQNLSDFFKVMGDFTRLRIIHFLSDREMNVNEIAAELGMEQSAISHQLRILKQSRLVKYRREGKQVFYSLDDQHVRQVFIQGLEHVME; encoded by the coding sequence ATGGTCGAAATCAGGGGAAAACGGTATTCTATGAAAAAAAACCAGGAACTGAAACTCACGGGGGATATTTTCCAGAACCTGTCGGATTTTTTCAAGGTGATGGGGGATTTTACCAGGCTGCGGATCATTCACTTTCTATCTGACCGGGAGATGAATGTGAACGAGATAGCGGCCGAACTGGGTATGGAACAGTCGGCCATTTCCCATCAGCTGCGCATATTGAAACAGTCGCGGCTTGTAAAATACCGGCGCGAAGGAAAGCAGGTGTTTTATTCACTGGACGACCAGCATGTCAGACAGGTTTTTATTCAGGGTCTGGAACACGTGATGGAGTAA
- a CDS encoding 4Fe-4S ferredoxin translates to MNDTVYVRLRELLDTLPNGYPATESGIEIKILKKIFTPEEAEIFMQLRLKWETPEVIAVRSGMDAAYLTRKLPEMLNNGQLAGVKIGTVQLFKLIPFIIGIYEYQLNRMDDEFVRLTSEYMDTVYAQEMGSYDPPFMRVIPVESDIPSGAVIEPYESLKYQIESAKAWAVGDCICKKEKKMLGHGCDKPMEVCISFAPLENFFQDYFWGRPITKDEAFDILEMSEKAGLVHMTNNLKNGQYMVCNCCECCCGMLRGLNMFGLEGAVSPSRYVAVVDESLCSGCGICAERCQVRAVDMEDLAAINGRCIGCGLCVSTCPGGAISLIMRESAPVVPENEKQWLKERDNARGGSGEYKKLIG, encoded by the coding sequence ATGAACGATACGGTCTATGTGCGGCTCAGGGAACTTCTCGATACCCTCCCCAACGGGTATCCCGCCACGGAATCGGGTATTGAAATTAAAATATTGAAAAAGATTTTTACCCCCGAAGAAGCGGAGATATTCATGCAGCTCAGGCTGAAGTGGGAAACCCCCGAAGTCATTGCGGTGCGCTCGGGCATGGATGCCGCCTACCTGACGCGGAAGCTTCCGGAAATGCTCAACAACGGACAGCTTGCCGGTGTGAAGATAGGCACGGTGCAGCTTTTCAAGCTTATACCCTTTATCATCGGCATCTATGAATATCAGTTGAACCGTATGGACGATGAGTTCGTCCGTCTCACCAGCGAGTATATGGATACTGTCTATGCGCAGGAAATGGGCAGTTATGACCCGCCCTTCATGCGCGTCATTCCCGTGGAGAGCGATATACCCTCGGGAGCGGTGATTGAGCCCTATGAAAGCCTGAAATATCAGATCGAGAGCGCCAAGGCCTGGGCTGTAGGCGACTGCATCTGCAAGAAGGAAAAGAAAATGCTGGGCCACGGGTGCGATAAGCCCATGGAGGTATGCATCTCCTTTGCCCCGCTGGAGAATTTTTTTCAGGACTACTTCTGGGGACGCCCCATCACAAAGGATGAGGCCTTCGATATACTGGAGATGTCCGAGAAGGCCGGGCTTGTGCATATGACCAATAACCTGAAGAACGGCCAGTACATGGTGTGCAACTGCTGCGAGTGCTGCTGCGGCATGCTCCGCGGGCTCAACATGTTCGGCCTTGAAGGTGCCGTATCGCCGTCGCGCTATGTCGCCGTGGTGGATGAGTCCCTGTGCAGCGGCTGCGGGATCTGCGCTGAACGCTGCCAGGTAAGGGCCGTGGACATGGAGGACCTCGCCGCCATAAACGGGCGCTGTATCGGGTGCGGTCTCTGCGTGAGCACCTGTCCCGGCGGAGCCATAAGCCTTATAATGCGGGAATCAGCCCCCGTAGTTCCCGAAAACGAGAAGCAGTGGCTGAAGGAGCGTGACAATGCCAGGGGCGGCAGCGGAGAATATAAAAAACTGATCGGATGA
- a CDS encoding motility protein A (Homolog of MotA, appears to be involved in motility on surfaces and under different ionic conditions. With MotS (a MotB homolog) forms the ion channels that couple flagellar rotation to proton/sodium motive force across the membrane and forms the stator elements of the rotary flagellar machine.), whose product MDISMPIGIIAGFVFIIFGILVGGGSVLMFWDPPSLLITMGGTIASMLVAYKIPMLMKLPKIVQICVFPPKYNPSELVITLVSFSEKARREGLLALEDDLDELDDQFMRKGLQLVVDGTDPELVRNIMEKEMENIGARHDVLKTMFDDGASFSPAFGMIGTLIGLVMMLANLEDKSTVGPFLAVALLTTLYGAILCYLFWSPAASRLDQLTGTELNIKSIILEGTLSIQAGDNPRIVKDKLISYLPPSDRESINEEVGE is encoded by the coding sequence ATGGATATATCAATGCCCATAGGGATAATCGCCGGTTTTGTATTTATTATATTCGGTATACTCGTCGGAGGCGGCAGCGTACTCATGTTCTGGGACCCGCCCTCGCTTCTCATCACCATGGGTGGCACCATAGCCTCAATGCTCGTCGCCTATAAAATTCCCATGTTAATGAAATTACCTAAAATAGTCCAGATATGCGTATTTCCTCCCAAGTACAATCCCTCCGAGCTGGTCATAACCCTGGTTTCCTTCTCCGAGAAAGCCCGCCGCGAGGGTCTCCTGGCCCTGGAGGACGACTTGGACGAACTGGACGATCAATTCATGAGAAAGGGGCTCCAGCTCGTCGTAGACGGCACGGACCCGGAGCTGGTGCGCAACATCATGGAAAAAGAGATGGAAAATATCGGGGCGCGACACGATGTGTTAAAAACTATGTTCGACGACGGCGCCTCTTTTTCACCGGCCTTTGGTATGATCGGTACTCTCATCGGTCTCGTCATGATGCTCGCCAACCTGGAGGACAAGTCCACGGTTGGCCCCTTCCTGGCTGTTGCCTTGCTCACGACCCTCTATGGCGCCATACTCTGTTATCTCTTCTGGAGCCCCGCGGCCTCACGGCTTGACCAGCTGACGGGTACGGAACTAAACATCAAGTCCATCATACTGGAAGGGACCCTGTCCATACAGGCAGGTGACAACCCGCGTATCGTCAAAGACAAGCTGATCTCCTACCTGCCGCCCAGCGACCGTGAATCGATAAATGAAGAGGTCGGCGAGTAA
- the motB gene encoding flagellar motor protein MotB (with MotA forms the ion channels that couple flagellar rotation to proton/sodium motive force across the membrane and forms the stator elements of the rotary flagellar machine) produces the protein MPVKRNKKQKKGTPSWMVSMGDLNNLLMCFFIVMMGDTTEVIKEEFLLTMSSFRGSLGVLEGGKTITKGKLSEMGNNIMSLPSSQKKARYAQMLRKATEILKPEIQSRQVRVSEDERGLIISISSDLFFDPGSAMLKTEARDVLGRVGTLLKNLDNFIRVEGHTDNKPVKVATEGKGYSSNWELSSARSVNVVKFLAEEESINPRQLSAVAFAQYRPIDENNAPEGRAYNRRVDIVVLTEKGLEESKNKKVPRPLPDEEWQR, from the coding sequence ATGCCCGTAAAAAGGAATAAGAAACAAAAAAAAGGCACCCCGTCGTGGATGGTTTCCATGGGGGACCTGAACAATCTCCTCATGTGCTTTTTCATCGTCATGATGGGCGATACGACAGAGGTTATAAAAGAAGAATTCCTTCTCACCATGAGTTCATTCCGGGGCTCCCTGGGCGTCCTTGAAGGGGGTAAAACCATCACGAAGGGAAAGCTCTCCGAGATGGGAAACAATATCATGTCACTGCCTTCGTCGCAGAAGAAGGCCCGGTATGCCCAGATGCTCCGCAAGGCAACGGAAATACTTAAGCCGGAGATCCAGTCCCGGCAGGTACGGGTTTCCGAGGATGAACGGGGCCTCATCATATCCATTTCCAGCGATCTCTTCTTTGACCCGGGAAGTGCCATGCTCAAGACCGAGGCCCGCGATGTCCTGGGCAGGGTGGGCACCCTCCTCAAGAACCTGGATAACTTCATAAGGGTCGAGGGACACACGGATAACAAACCCGTAAAGGTGGCCACGGAAGGAAAGGGATACTCATCGAATTGGGAACTTTCCAGCGCCCGGAGCGTCAACGTGGTAAAATTTCTCGCCGAGGAAGAGAGCATCAACCCCCGGCAGCTCTCAGCCGTGGCATTTGCCCAGTACCGGCCCATTGACGAAAACAACGCACCGGAAGGACGTGCCTACAACAGGCGTGTCGATATTGTTGTGCTCACTGAAAAGGGCCTTGAGGAAAGTAAAAACAAGAAAGTCCCGCGCCCCCTGCCCGACGAGGAATGGCAACGCTAA
- a CDS encoding DUF2207 domain-containing protein, with protein sequence MKTKLRFTMLTAVIAALILLSPPDAAAREPDERILDFHSTINIRKDSSLLVTEVIKVRSTGAEIRHGIYRDFPVVYKTNTGFIRRVGFTVLGVMRNEEPEIYTLENQGSSVRVKIGRADTDLEPGEHVYILTYRTDSQLGYFGSFTELYWNVTGNEWAFPIDRASADVILPLPQNVEILKIDGYTGTAGSRDKFFLSRLVHSNRVFFKTTGPLNLNEGLTIVVQWPDGFVDKPSTEETRSRFIKANRGIFLALAGIMAVFLYYLAVWIAVGRDPGKGTIIPQYTPPDKLSPAAMRYITQMGYDKEVFASSLLNLAVKGYITIEDDNGDYTLKKTGKGTDLAPEEKKITEKLFKKGKDIIALKNKNHAAIAAAVKSLKDSLSLTYEKNYFMKNLKYFIPGLVLSCVIMLVSLFIDFTTTPENFIIIWLFFWTIGVFFLMSRVVMAWQEALRARSFKPVHIFGALFITAFSIPFLGAELFVLGFYITMASWLMPVSVLAMALVNFVFYHLLKAPTRAGRQVLDKIEGFRMYMAVAEKDRLNTLARPDKSPKTFERFLPYALALGIANQWADYFSDVIQTADSSSDGSTWHPAWYSGTSWNFHDSSQFISDLGSSLGSAVSSSSSPPGSSSGGGSGGSSGGGGGGGGGGGW encoded by the coding sequence ATGAAAACTAAACTCCGTTTCACCATGCTGACAGCCGTTATTGCAGCCCTGATCCTGTTATCACCCCCGGACGCCGCAGCCCGGGAGCCTGATGAAAGAATCCTCGATTTTCACAGCACAATAAACATCCGAAAGGACTCATCCCTTCTCGTTACGGAAGTGATTAAAGTACGCAGCACCGGAGCCGAAATCAGGCACGGCATCTACCGTGATTTCCCCGTCGTGTATAAAACAAATACGGGTTTCATCCGAAGGGTTGGCTTCACTGTTCTGGGCGTTATGCGTAACGAAGAACCGGAAATTTATACATTGGAAAACCAGGGGAGCAGTGTACGCGTTAAAATTGGCCGGGCCGACACAGACCTCGAGCCCGGTGAACACGTTTATATACTTACCTACCGAACCGACAGCCAGCTGGGATATTTCGGTTCCTTCACGGAACTATACTGGAACGTCACCGGCAATGAATGGGCCTTTCCGATTGACAGAGCCTCGGCCGATGTGATCCTGCCCCTGCCGCAGAACGTGGAGATACTGAAAATTGACGGGTACACGGGAACAGCAGGATCACGGGACAAATTTTTTCTGTCCCGCCTGGTGCACAGCAACAGGGTTTTTTTTAAAACTACCGGTCCTCTGAATCTGAACGAAGGACTTACCATTGTGGTGCAGTGGCCCGATGGATTCGTGGATAAACCATCAACTGAGGAAACCAGGAGCCGGTTCATTAAGGCAAACCGGGGCATATTTTTAGCCCTGGCGGGAATCATGGCCGTATTCCTGTATTACCTGGCTGTATGGATAGCCGTGGGCCGTGACCCCGGGAAGGGGACCATCATACCGCAGTATACTCCTCCCGACAAGCTCTCGCCGGCGGCCATGCGATACATAACACAGATGGGCTACGACAAGGAGGTTTTCGCCTCATCGCTTCTGAACCTGGCCGTCAAGGGCTATATCACCATTGAGGATGATAATGGCGACTATACCCTGAAAAAAACAGGGAAAGGGACTGACCTGGCCCCGGAAGAGAAAAAAATAACGGAAAAGCTTTTTAAAAAGGGGAAAGATATCATTGCCCTTAAAAATAAAAATCATGCCGCCATCGCCGCGGCCGTCAAATCACTTAAAGATTCCCTGTCTCTCACCTATGAAAAAAATTATTTCATGAAAAATCTGAAATACTTCATTCCCGGCCTGGTACTTTCCTGTGTTATTATGCTGGTTTCACTCTTCATTGATTTCACCACGACGCCGGAGAACTTCATAATCATATGGCTCTTTTTCTGGACCATCGGCGTATTCTTTCTCATGTCGCGCGTCGTCATGGCCTGGCAGGAGGCGCTGCGTGCCCGGAGTTTCAAGCCGGTACATATTTTCGGGGCGCTTTTTATCACGGCCTTTTCGATTCCCTTTCTGGGCGCCGAATTATTCGTGCTGGGTTTCTACATTACCATGGCAAGCTGGCTCATGCCGGTCTCGGTCCTGGCCATGGCCCTGGTCAATTTTGTCTTCTATCATCTTCTGAAAGCGCCTACCCGCGCCGGGCGGCAGGTCCTGGATAAAATAGAGGGATTTAGAATGTACATGGCCGTGGCTGAAAAGGACCGGCTCAATACGCTCGCCAGACCGGACAAAAGCCCGAAAACATTTGAACGATTTCTGCCGTATGCCCTGGCCCTGGGAATAGCCAACCAGTGGGCCGACTACTTCAGCGATGTCATACAGACCGCCGATTCCTCCTCCGACGGCAGCACATGGCATCCCGCATGGTATTCGGGAACATCGTGGAATTTCCATGATTCCTCGCAATTTATATCGGATTTGGGCAGTTCCCTGGGAAGCGCCGTCTCATCTTCCTCTTCTCCCCCGGGATCATCTTCGGGGGGAGGTTCAGGCGGTTCCTCGGGTGGAGGCGGCGGTGGAGGCGGAGGCGGAGGCTGGTAG